In the genome of Streptomyces collinus, one region contains:
- the scpA gene encoding methylmalonyl-CoA mutase, translating to MAIPDFSGIELGTPAPDGGADEWRAAVKNASGGDDLLWETPEGIAVKPLYTGRDLEGLDFLETYPGAAPYLRGPYPTMYVNQPWTIRQYAGFSTAEESNAFYRRNLAAGQKGLSVAFDLPTHRGYDSDHPRVTGDVGMAGVAIDSIYDMRQLFDGIPLDKMTVSMTMNGAVLPVLALYIVAAEEQGVPPEKLAGTIQNDILKEFMVRNTYIYPPKPSMRIISDIFAYTSQRMPRYNSISISGYHIQEAGATADLELAYTLADGVEYIRAGREAGLDVDAFAPRLSFFWAIGMNFFMEVAKLRAARLLWAKLVKQFDPQNAKSLSLRTHSQTSGWSLTAQDVFNNVTRTCVEAMAATQGHTQSLHTNALDEALALPTDFSARIARNTQLLLQQESGTTRVIDPWGGSAYVEKLTYDLARRAWQHIEEVEAAGGMAKAIDAGIPKLRIEEAAARTQARIDSGRQPVIGVNKYRVETDEQIDVLKVDNSSVRAQQIEKLRRLRAERDERACQDALDALTRAAGGEGNLLELAVHAARAKATVGEISDALEKVYGRHASQIRTISGVYRNETGESPSVDRTRTLVSAFEEAEGRRPRILVAKMGQDGHDRGQKVIATAFADLGFDVDVGPLFQTPAEVARQAVEADVHIVGVSSLAAGHLTLVPALREALAEEGREDIMVVVGGVIPPQDVPTLLEMGAAAVFPPGTVIPDAAYDLVQRLSDGLGHDL from the coding sequence ACCGGCCGCGACCTGGAGGGCCTGGACTTCCTGGAGACGTACCCGGGCGCCGCGCCGTATCTGCGCGGCCCGTACCCGACGATGTACGTCAACCAGCCCTGGACGATCCGCCAGTACGCAGGCTTCTCGACGGCCGAGGAGTCCAACGCCTTCTACCGGCGCAATCTCGCGGCCGGACAGAAGGGCCTGTCGGTCGCCTTCGACCTGCCCACGCACCGCGGTTACGACAGCGACCACCCGCGGGTGACCGGTGACGTCGGCATGGCGGGCGTGGCGATCGACTCGATCTACGACATGCGGCAGCTGTTCGACGGGATCCCGCTGGACAAGATGACCGTGTCGATGACGATGAACGGCGCCGTGCTGCCGGTGCTGGCGCTCTACATCGTGGCGGCGGAGGAGCAGGGCGTACCGCCCGAGAAGCTGGCCGGAACCATTCAGAACGACATTCTGAAGGAGTTCATGGTCCGCAACACCTACATCTATCCGCCGAAGCCGTCGATGCGGATCATCTCCGACATCTTCGCCTACACCTCGCAGCGGATGCCGCGCTACAACTCCATCTCCATCTCCGGGTACCACATCCAGGAGGCGGGTGCGACGGCCGACCTGGAGCTGGCGTACACGCTCGCGGACGGCGTGGAGTACATCCGGGCGGGCCGTGAGGCCGGCCTGGACGTGGACGCGTTCGCGCCCCGGCTGTCGTTCTTCTGGGCGATCGGCATGAACTTCTTCATGGAGGTCGCCAAGCTGCGGGCGGCGCGCCTGCTGTGGGCGAAGCTGGTGAAGCAGTTCGACCCGCAGAACGCCAAGTCGCTGTCCCTGCGCACCCATTCGCAGACCTCGGGCTGGTCGCTGACCGCGCAGGACGTCTTCAACAACGTGACGCGCACCTGTGTCGAGGCCATGGCGGCGACGCAGGGGCACACGCAGTCGCTGCACACCAACGCCCTCGACGAGGCGCTCGCGCTGCCGACCGACTTCTCGGCGCGCATCGCCCGCAACACGCAGCTGCTGCTCCAGCAGGAGTCCGGCACGACCCGGGTGATCGACCCGTGGGGCGGCAGCGCCTACGTGGAGAAGCTGACGTACGACCTGGCCCGGCGGGCCTGGCAGCACATCGAGGAGGTCGAGGCCGCGGGCGGCATGGCCAAGGCCATCGACGCGGGCATCCCGAAGCTGCGCATCGAGGAGGCCGCGGCCCGCACCCAGGCCCGGATCGACTCGGGCCGCCAGCCGGTCATCGGCGTCAACAAGTACCGGGTGGAGACCGACGAGCAGATCGACGTCCTGAAGGTCGACAACTCCTCCGTGCGGGCGCAGCAGATCGAGAAGCTGCGACGGCTGCGCGCGGAGCGGGACGAGCGGGCCTGCCAGGACGCGCTGGACGCGCTGACCCGGGCCGCCGGCGGCGAGGGCAACCTGCTGGAGCTGGCCGTGCACGCGGCCCGCGCGAAGGCCACGGTCGGGGAGATCTCCGACGCCCTGGAGAAGGTGTACGGCCGGCACGCGAGCCAGATCCGTACGATCTCCGGCGTGTACCGCAACGAAACCGGAGAGTCCCCGAGCGTGGACCGCACGCGCACCCTGGTGTCCGCCTTCGAGGAGGCCGAGGGCCGCCGCCCGCGCATCCTGGTCGCCAAGATGGGCCAGGACGGCCATGACCGCGGCCAGAAGGTGATCGCCACGGCCTTCGCCGACCTCGGTTTCGACGTGGACGTCGGCCCGCTGTTCCAGACGCCGGCCGAGGTGGCCCGGCAGGCCGTCGAGGCGGACGTGCACATCGTCGGCGTCTCGTCGCTCGCGGCCGGTCACCTCACCCTGGTCCCGGCGCTGCGCGAGGCGCTGGCCGAGGAGGGGCGCGAGGACATCATGGTCGTGGTCGGCGGTGTGATCCCGCCGCAGGACGTGCCGACGCTGCTGGAGATGGGTGCGGCGGCGGTCTTCCCGCCCGGGACGGTGATCCCGGACGCGGCGTACGACCTGGTGCAGCGGCTGTCGGACGGTCTCGGGCACGACCTGTGA
- the meaB gene encoding methylmalonyl Co-A mutase-associated GTPase MeaB: MIDVDAYVKGVLDGKRAIIARAITLVESTRPQHRALAQELLTALLPHSGRARRIGVSGVPGVGKSTFIDAFGTLLTSLGHRVAVLAVDPSSSRTGGSILGDKTRMERLAVDPAAFVRPSPTAGTLGGVAKATRESIVVMEAAGYDVILVETVGVGQSETAVANMVDTFLLLTLARTGDQLQGIKKGVLELADVIAVNKADGPHERDARAAARELAGALRLMHGKDAFWTPPVLHCSAREATGLDTLWERLEQHRTLLDSTGRLTAKRRDQQVDWTWTMVRDELLGRLQADPAVRALAPVLEQRVREGELTPTLAAERILGALGGGSEAASS, from the coding sequence GTGATCGATGTCGACGCGTATGTGAAGGGCGTGCTCGACGGGAAGCGGGCGATCATCGCCCGTGCCATCACGCTCGTCGAGTCGACGCGGCCCCAGCACCGGGCGCTGGCCCAGGAGCTGCTGACCGCGCTGCTGCCGCACAGCGGCCGGGCCCGGCGGATCGGCGTCAGCGGGGTGCCGGGCGTGGGCAAGTCGACGTTCATCGACGCCTTCGGCACGCTGCTGACCTCGCTCGGGCACCGGGTGGCGGTCCTGGCCGTGGATCCCTCCTCCAGCCGTACGGGCGGTTCCATCCTGGGTGACAAGACCCGGATGGAGCGCCTGGCAGTGGACCCGGCGGCCTTCGTGCGCCCCTCCCCCACGGCCGGCACACTGGGCGGGGTCGCCAAGGCCACCCGCGAGTCGATCGTGGTGATGGAGGCGGCCGGCTACGACGTGATCCTGGTCGAGACGGTCGGCGTCGGCCAGTCCGAGACCGCGGTCGCGAACATGGTCGACACGTTCCTGCTGCTCACCCTCGCGCGCACGGGCGACCAGCTCCAGGGCATCAAGAAGGGCGTCCTGGAGCTGGCCGACGTGATCGCCGTCAACAAGGCGGACGGGCCGCACGAGCGGGACGCCCGGGCCGCGGCGCGCGAACTGGCGGGCGCACTGCGGCTGATGCACGGCAAGGACGCGTTCTGGACCCCGCCGGTGCTGCACTGCAGCGCCCGTGAGGCGACCGGCCTGGACACGCTGTGGGAGCGCCTGGAGCAGCACCGCACGCTGCTGGACTCCACCGGCCGCCTCACCGCCAAGCGCCGCGACCAGCAGGTCGACTGGACCTGGACCATGGTCCGCGACGAACTCCTCGGCCGTCTGCAGGCCGACCCTGCGGTACGGGCCCTGGCGCCCGTGCTGGAGCAGCGGGTCCGGGAGGGCGAGCTCACCCCGACGCTGGCCGCCGAGCGGATCCTCGGCGCGCTGGGCGGCGGCTCCGAGGCAGCGAGTTCCTGA